A window from Pseudomonas frederiksbergensis encodes these proteins:
- a CDS encoding SDR family NAD(P)-dependent oxidoreductase, whose product MSRCWLTGASSGLGAALAERLLEQGHEVALGGRRAEALMPLVLRYPGALLTTGDVTDPRHVSAICENIEHAWGALDLVILNAGTCEYLVPGRFEAETVERMMRTNLLGVSYCLQAALPLLRRGHRPHLVVIGSSVTWLALPRAGAYGASKAALRYLIESLRLDLHAEGIDVTLVSPGFIDTPLTQRNTFAMPQLWTADRAARHVVARLTRRPLEINFPRFFILILRLLGALPARWRLALGRRLARTEKE is encoded by the coding sequence ATGAGCCGCTGCTGGCTGACAGGCGCCAGCAGCGGCCTCGGTGCTGCCCTGGCTGAACGGCTGCTGGAGCAAGGCCATGAGGTGGCCTTGGGTGGCCGGCGGGCGGAGGCACTGATGCCGCTGGTGCTGCGCTACCCTGGGGCCCTGCTCACTACCGGCGACGTGACTGACCCACGACACGTCTCGGCTATCTGCGAAAACATCGAGCATGCCTGGGGCGCACTCGACCTGGTGATCCTGAACGCCGGTACCTGCGAATACCTTGTGCCGGGCAGGTTCGAAGCCGAGACCGTCGAGCGGATGATGCGCACCAACCTGCTGGGGGTCAGCTACTGCCTGCAGGCGGCCCTTCCACTGCTGCGCCGGGGGCATAGACCACATCTGGTAGTGATCGGCAGCTCGGTAACCTGGCTGGCGCTACCCCGGGCTGGAGCCTATGGCGCGTCCAAGGCGGCTCTGCGTTATCTGATCGAATCCCTGCGCCTGGATCTACATGCCGAAGGCATCGATGTAACGCTGGTCAGCCCCGGCTTCATCGACACCCCCCTGACTCAGCGCAACACCTTTGCCATGCCCCAACTCTGGACAGCCGACCGCGCCGCGCGGCATGTCGTCGCGCGCCTGACGCGACGACCGTTGGAGATCAACTTTCCACGCTTCTTCATTCTCATCCTGCGCTTGCTTGGCGCCCTGCCAGCGCGTTGGCGCCTGGCCCTGGGCCGTCGACTGGCGCGAACCGAAAAGGAATAG